A single region of the Streptomyces sp. ITFR-16 genome encodes:
- a CDS encoding ankyrin repeat domain-containing protein, whose protein sequence is MSETPDPEVVELATKVFDLARGGDTGTLAAYVDAGVPANLTNDRGDSLLMLAAYHGHAPAVTALVARGADPDRANDRGQTPLAGAVFKGEDAVIRALLDAGADPAAGTPSALDTARMFGKADLLELFGAR, encoded by the coding sequence ATGAGCGAAACCCCTGATCCCGAGGTGGTGGAGCTGGCGACCAAGGTCTTCGACCTGGCACGCGGCGGTGACACCGGCACGCTCGCGGCCTACGTCGACGCCGGCGTCCCCGCGAACCTCACCAACGACCGGGGCGACTCGCTGCTGATGCTCGCCGCCTACCACGGGCACGCCCCCGCGGTCACGGCTCTCGTCGCCCGCGGCGCCGACCCGGACCGGGCCAACGACCGGGGTCAGACCCCCCTGGCGGGAGCGGTCTTCAAGGGGGAGGACGCGGTGATCCGCGCCCTGCTCGACGCGGGGGCCGACCCGGCCGCCGGAACACCCTCCGCGCTGGACACGGCGCGCATGTTCGGCAAGGCCGACCTGCTGGAACTCTTCGGCGCCCGCTGA
- a CDS encoding HEAT repeat domain-containing protein produces MFDPFIAPSGTLLGLLQRGRGDGTLHALAAPRPEALAALNHCVLSDPRHDWQVENRSLYYARLYLDLDGGIEEIERHLCDPDDHLDTDDSRTGLALAVLGHLASYGRDDALALLRRYAATGSNWAWALDELALRDDDAGLRSLAEPVLARFPEDAEGRAELAATVRDAFEPRPWRLWADDPRPAVGARVRAASEQGSFDRWQRQMRPGGPRPGWSVQAVFDWAEEGLGRGSALHVPAARCLSAVAGPEDRPVIVEAARSGPEGARCAALHYLAAEVRDPVVLDLIEAGACDASRTVADASVAAFERMCGDAAVDRARRWARRPDALGASAAGVLAGRGGAQDAPLVLGALRDAVRGDGPDAPRLWPLVDGTGRLGIACAAPVLRHVYRETSSSHLRGRAARALAATDPSFATGFAVECLWDCEETTREVAARHAETGDIRVAERLRRLAADPAEEAEVQSAVRSRIGPDAPAV; encoded by the coding sequence ATGTTCGATCCGTTCATAGCGCCGAGCGGCACCCTGCTCGGCCTGCTGCAGAGGGGCCGCGGCGACGGCACGCTCCACGCACTCGCCGCACCGCGCCCCGAGGCCCTGGCGGCTCTCAACCACTGCGTCCTGAGCGATCCCCGCCACGACTGGCAGGTCGAGAACCGCTCCCTCTACTACGCACGCCTGTACCTCGATCTCGACGGCGGCATCGAGGAGATCGAGCGGCATCTGTGCGATCCCGACGACCACCTCGACACCGACGACTCGCGGACCGGCCTCGCCCTGGCGGTGCTCGGCCACCTCGCCTCGTACGGACGGGACGACGCGCTGGCCCTGCTGCGGCGCTACGCCGCGACCGGCTCCAACTGGGCCTGGGCGCTGGACGAGCTGGCGCTGCGCGACGACGACGCCGGGCTGCGCTCCCTCGCCGAGCCCGTGCTCGCCCGCTTCCCCGAGGACGCCGAGGGCCGCGCCGAGCTCGCCGCCACCGTGCGCGACGCCTTCGAGCCCCGCCCCTGGCGCCTCTGGGCCGACGACCCCCGCCCGGCCGTCGGCGCCCGCGTGCGCGCCGCGTCGGAGCAGGGCTCCTTCGACCGCTGGCAGCGCCAGATGCGACCCGGCGGGCCCCGCCCCGGCTGGAGCGTCCAGGCCGTCTTCGACTGGGCCGAGGAAGGGCTCGGCCGCGGCAGCGCCCTCCACGTGCCCGCCGCCCGGTGCCTCTCCGCCGTCGCGGGACCCGAGGACCGGCCCGTGATCGTCGAGGCCGCCCGCAGCGGCCCGGAAGGCGCCCGCTGTGCCGCCCTGCACTATCTCGCCGCCGAGGTCCGTGACCCCGTCGTGCTCGACCTGATCGAGGCCGGGGCCTGCGACGCCTCGCGCACCGTGGCCGACGCGTCCGTCGCCGCCTTCGAGCGGATGTGCGGCGACGCCGCCGTGGACCGGGCGCGCCGCTGGGCCCGGCGGCCCGACGCCCTCGGTGCCTCGGCAGCCGGCGTGCTCGCCGGACGCGGCGGCGCACAGGACGCCCCGCTGGTCCTCGGCGCCCTGCGCGACGCCGTACGCGGCGACGGACCGGACGCGCCCCGTCTGTGGCCCCTGGTCGACGGCACCGGACGGCTCGGCATCGCCTGCGCCGCCCCCGTCCTGCGCCACGTCTACCGCGAGACGTCCTCCTCCCATCTGCGCGGCCGGGCCGCCAGGGCCCTCGCCGCCACCGACCCCTCCTTCGCCACCGGATTCGCCGTCGAGTGCCTGTGGGACTGCGAGGAGACGACCCGCGAGGTCGCCGCACGCCACGCCGAGACCGGCGACATCAGGGTGGCCGAGCGCCTGCGCCGGCTGGCCGCGGATCCGGCCGAGGAGGCCGAGGTGCAGTCCGCCGTACGCAGCAGGATCGGACCGGACGCACCGGCGGTCTGA